In the Kitasatospora terrestris genome, one interval contains:
- a CDS encoding LCP family protein, with protein MTTQWEKWGEMAGHRQQRSPRGRALRIALFSLAGLLVLAAAVGGVAYWKLNGNLKSVDINAQLGTGRPPAATDGSFNVLVLGSDSRAGSNGNLAGGDTGGTARSDTAMVVHVNQAHTAASVVSIPRDTLVARPACTAADGKPVPAARSAMYNSAFEAGGPACAVRTTEQLTGLRMDHYVEIDFAGFADLIDAIGGVDVTTTVPIDDKDSGLDLSAGTHHLQGEQALAFVRTRHGVGDGSDLGRIELQKQMMKSIMAQVGEIGLTSNPATLWSVGDKLTRALTTDSDLGSVSALVGLAERLKAIGPEQMTMVTLPVVTAPTDANRVVPAAPAAEQLWAALRADRAVPPAVVASQPANPAEATPGASASATPARAR; from the coding sequence ATGACCACACAGTGGGAGAAATGGGGCGAGATGGCCGGACACCGTCAGCAGCGCAGCCCGCGCGGCCGGGCCCTGCGGATCGCCCTGTTCTCCCTGGCCGGCCTGCTGGTGCTGGCCGCCGCGGTGGGCGGCGTCGCGTACTGGAAGCTCAACGGCAACCTCAAGAGCGTCGACATCAACGCCCAGCTGGGCACCGGGCGGCCACCGGCGGCCACCGACGGCTCGTTCAACGTGCTGGTGCTCGGCTCGGACTCCCGGGCCGGTTCCAACGGCAACCTGGCGGGCGGGGACACCGGCGGCACCGCCCGCTCGGACACCGCGATGGTGGTGCACGTCAACCAGGCGCACACCGCCGCCTCGGTGGTCTCCATCCCGCGCGACACCCTGGTCGCCCGGCCCGCCTGCACCGCGGCCGACGGCAAGCCCGTCCCGGCGGCGAGGAGCGCGATGTACAACTCGGCGTTCGAGGCCGGCGGCCCGGCCTGCGCGGTGCGGACCACCGAGCAGCTCACCGGGCTGCGGATGGACCACTACGTGGAGATCGACTTCGCCGGGTTCGCCGACCTGATAGACGCCATCGGCGGGGTCGACGTCACCACCACGGTCCCGATCGACGACAAGGACAGCGGGCTGGACCTGTCGGCCGGCACCCACCACCTGCAGGGCGAGCAGGCCCTGGCCTTCGTCCGCACCCGGCACGGCGTCGGTGACGGCAGCGACCTGGGCCGGATCGAGCTGCAGAAGCAGATGATGAAGTCGATCATGGCGCAGGTGGGCGAGATCGGGCTGACCTCGAACCCGGCCACGCTGTGGTCGGTCGGCGACAAGCTGACCCGGGCCCTGACCACCGACTCGGACCTCGGGTCGGTCAGCGCCCTGGTGGGCCTGGCGGAGCGGCTCAAGGCGATCGGGCCGGAGCAGATGACCATGGTCACGCTGCCGGTGGTCACCGCGCCGACCGACGCCAACCGGGTGGTGCCCGCCGCGCCGGCCGCCGAGCAGCTGTGGGCGGCGCTGCGCGCGGACCGGGCGGTGCCGCCCGCGGTGGTCGCCTCGCAGCCCGCCAACCCGGCCGAGGCCACCCCCGGCGCCAGTGCTTCCGCCACCCCGGCACGCGCCCGCTGA
- the prmC gene encoding peptide chain release factor N(5)-glutamine methyltransferase, whose protein sequence is MNLLLAEVAQATQRLAAAGVPSPRFDAEELAAYIHNVKRSQLHTVKDADFDARYWEAVSRREQREPLQHITGRAFFRYLELEVGPGVFVPRPETESVVEWAINAVRDMDVAEPLVVDLCTGSGAIALALAQELPRSTVHAFELDEGALPYTRRNIAASPDRGRVVLHEGDATRAFEQEREWDGRFDLVISNPPYIPLTEWEYVAPEARDHDPQLALFSGEDGLDTIRLIERAAARLLRPGGVVVIEHADTQGGQVPWIFREEAGWTDAADHRDLNNRPRFTTARRASL, encoded by the coding sequence ATGAACCTGCTGCTCGCCGAGGTGGCCCAGGCCACCCAGCGCCTGGCCGCGGCCGGTGTGCCCTCGCCGCGCTTCGACGCGGAGGAGCTGGCGGCGTACATCCACAACGTCAAGCGCAGCCAGCTGCACACCGTCAAGGACGCCGACTTCGACGCCCGGTACTGGGAGGCGGTGTCCCGCCGCGAGCAGCGCGAGCCGCTGCAGCACATCACCGGGCGGGCCTTCTTCCGCTACCTGGAGCTGGAGGTCGGGCCGGGCGTCTTCGTGCCCCGGCCGGAGACCGAGTCGGTGGTCGAGTGGGCGATAAACGCCGTCCGTGACATGGACGTCGCCGAGCCGTTGGTGGTCGACCTGTGCACCGGCTCCGGCGCGATCGCGCTGGCGCTGGCGCAGGAGCTGCCGCGCTCCACCGTGCACGCCTTCGAGCTGGACGAGGGCGCGCTGCCGTACACCCGCCGCAACATCGCCGCCTCGCCGGACCGCGGCCGGGTCGTCCTGCACGAGGGCGACGCGACCCGCGCGTTCGAGCAGGAGCGCGAGTGGGACGGGCGCTTCGACCTGGTGATCAGCAACCCGCCGTACATCCCGCTCACCGAGTGGGAGTACGTGGCGCCGGAGGCCCGCGACCACGACCCGCAGCTCGCGCTGTTCAGCGGCGAGGACGGGTTGGACACCATCCGGCTGATCGAGCGGGCCGCCGCGCGGCTGCTCCGGCCGGGCGGCGTGGTGGTGATCGAGCACGCCGACACCCAGGGCGGCCAGGTCCCGTGGATCTTCCGCGAGGAGGCCGGCTGGACGGACGCCGCCGACCACCGCGACCTGAACAACCGGCCGCGTTTCACAACCGCCCGGAGGGCGTCGTTGTGA
- the rpmE gene encoding 50S ribosomal protein L31 — translation MKANVHPQYVLTKVTCTCGAEFTTRSTETSGEIRAEVCSQCHPFYTGKQKILDTGGRVARFEARFGKKLSGGKA, via the coding sequence TTGAAGGCCAACGTTCACCCGCAGTACGTGCTCACCAAGGTGACCTGCACCTGTGGCGCCGAGTTCACCACCCGCTCCACCGAGACCAGCGGCGAGATCCGCGCCGAGGTCTGCTCGCAGTGCCACCCGTTCTACACCGGCAAGCAGAAGATTCTGGACACCGGTGGCCGCGTGGCCCGCTTCGAGGCCCGCTTCGGCAAGAAGCTCAGCGGCGGCAAGGCCTAG
- the rho gene encoding transcription termination factor Rho, producing MSDTTDLMGARPDADASDAAAAPAAPARRRRSAAAGLDGLVLAELQKLASTLGISGTGRMRKSQLIEAIKEKSGGDPLLAGNAAPAAPATKRAAKAAAPAPEEAAPAAEAADTKPARRTRAAAATEPQPQAQIEIPVQAAAETAAAVPARAERTRRRATAAAGAPTADAAEPTAAVVAEAKAETRQAERATDGEGRTERRDRRDRRDRREGGPEQRAEGGEGQDGDARESRRDRRNRRERDRADRQGGQGGQQQGGQQDGGQVRQGQGAQQQGGAQQQGGYDDDEFGDGRRGRRGRYRDRRGRRREGFEGAGAPEVQLADDDVLIPVAGILDILDNYAFVRTSGYLPGQNDVYVSLAQVRKHGLRKGDAITGAVRQPKDGERREKFNAMVRLDSVNGMDPDSGRGRPEFGKLTPLYPQERLRLETDPGVLTTRIIDLVSPIGKGQRGLIVAPPKTGKTMIMQSIANAITHNNPECHLMVVLVDERPEEVTDMQRSVKGEVISSTFDRPAEDHTTVAELAIERAKRLVELGHDVVILLDSITRLGRAYNLAAPASGRILSGGVDSTALYPPKKFFGAARNIENGGSLTILATALVDTGSRMDEVIFEEFKGTGNMELKLDRKLSDKRIFPSVDVDASGTRKEEILLGSEELAITWKLRRVLHALDSQQAIELLLDKMKQTKSNAEFLMQIAKNTPGGND from the coding sequence GTGAGCGACACCACCGATCTGATGGGCGCGCGCCCGGACGCCGACGCGTCGGACGCAGCCGCCGCCCCCGCGGCTCCGGCGCGGCGCCGCCGCAGCGCCGCCGCGGGCCTGGACGGCCTGGTCCTGGCCGAGCTGCAGAAGCTCGCCTCGACACTCGGAATCAGCGGTACCGGACGCATGCGCAAGAGCCAGCTGATCGAGGCCATCAAGGAGAAGAGCGGCGGGGACCCGCTGCTCGCCGGCAACGCCGCGCCCGCGGCGCCGGCCACCAAGCGCGCCGCCAAGGCCGCCGCCCCGGCTCCGGAGGAGGCGGCCCCGGCCGCCGAGGCCGCCGACACCAAGCCGGCCCGCCGCACCCGTGCCGCCGCCGCGACCGAGCCGCAGCCGCAGGCGCAGATCGAGATCCCGGTGCAGGCCGCCGCGGAGACCGCCGCCGCCGTGCCGGCCCGGGCCGAGCGCACCCGCCGCCGGGCCACCGCCGCGGCCGGCGCCCCGACCGCCGACGCCGCCGAGCCGACCGCCGCCGTGGTGGCCGAGGCCAAGGCGGAGACCCGCCAGGCCGAGCGCGCCACGGACGGCGAGGGCCGTACCGAGCGCCGTGACCGCCGCGACCGCCGGGACCGCCGCGAGGGCGGCCCGGAGCAGCGCGCCGAGGGCGGCGAGGGCCAGGACGGCGACGCCCGCGAGTCCCGCCGGGACCGCCGCAACCGCCGTGAGCGCGACCGCGCCGACCGCCAGGGCGGTCAGGGCGGCCAGCAGCAGGGCGGCCAGCAGGACGGCGGCCAGGTCCGCCAGGGCCAGGGCGCCCAGCAGCAGGGCGGTGCCCAGCAGCAGGGCGGCTACGACGACGACGAGTTCGGTGACGGCCGCCGCGGCCGCCGCGGCCGCTACCGCGACCGCCGGGGCCGTCGTCGCGAGGGCTTCGAGGGCGCCGGTGCGCCCGAGGTGCAGCTGGCCGACGACGACGTCCTGATCCCGGTCGCCGGCATCCTGGACATCCTCGACAACTACGCCTTCGTCCGGACCTCCGGCTACCTGCCGGGCCAGAACGACGTCTACGTCTCGCTGGCCCAGGTCCGCAAGCACGGCCTGCGCAAGGGTGACGCGATCACCGGTGCGGTCCGCCAGCCGAAGGACGGCGAGCGCCGCGAGAAGTTCAACGCGATGGTGCGCCTGGACTCGGTGAACGGCATGGACCCGGACAGCGGCCGCGGCCGTCCCGAGTTCGGCAAGCTCACCCCGCTGTACCCGCAGGAGCGCCTGCGCCTGGAGACCGACCCGGGCGTGCTGACCACCCGGATCATCGACCTGGTGTCGCCGATCGGCAAGGGCCAGCGCGGTCTGATCGTGGCCCCGCCGAAGACCGGCAAGACCATGATCATGCAGTCGATCGCCAACGCGATCACGCACAACAACCCCGAGTGCCACCTGATGGTCGTCCTGGTCGACGAGCGTCCGGAAGAGGTCACCGACATGCAGCGCTCGGTCAAGGGCGAGGTCATCTCCTCGACCTTCGACCGCCCGGCGGAGGACCACACCACCGTCGCGGAGCTGGCCATCGAGCGCGCCAAGCGCCTGGTGGAGCTGGGCCACGACGTGGTGATCCTGCTGGACTCGATCACCCGCCTGGGCCGCGCCTACAACCTGGCGGCGCCGGCCTCCGGCCGCATCCTGTCCGGTGGTGTCGACTCGACCGCGCTCTACCCGCCGAAGAAGTTTTTCGGTGCGGCGCGCAACATCGAGAACGGCGGCTCGCTGACCATCCTGGCCACCGCGCTGGTCGACACCGGCTCGCGGATGGACGAGGTGATCTTCGAGGAGTTCAAGGGCACCGGCAACATGGAGCTCAAGCTCGACCGGAAGCTCTCGGACAAGCGCATCTTCCCGTCGGTCGACGTGGACGCCTCCGGCACCCGCAAGGAGGAGATCCTGCTCGGCAGCGAGGAGCTGGCGATCACCTGGAAGCTCCGCCGCGTCCTGCACGCGCTGGACTCGCAGCAGGCGATCGAGCTGCTGCTGGACAAGATGAAGCAGACCAAGTCGAACGCCGAGTTCCTGATGCAGATCGCCAAGAACACCCCCGGCGGCAACGACTGA
- the prfA gene encoding peptide chain release factor 1, whose product MFEAVEELLTEHADLEKRLADPSVHADQANARKLAKRYAELTPITRTYLAWRQAGEDIEAARELAAEDSDFIAEMKDAEARQEELTEELRLLLVPRDPNDDKDVILEVKAGEGGEESALFAGDLLRMYLRFAERLGWKTEIIDANESDLGGYKDVSVAVKTRGTAEPGQGVWARLKYEGGVHRVQRVPATESQGRIHTSAAGVLVTPEAEEVEVEIHANDLRIDVYRSSGPGGQSVNTTDSAVRITHLPTGIVASCQNEKSQLQNKEQAMRILRSRLLAAAQEEAEREASDARRSQVRTVDRSERIRTYNFPENRISDHRTGFKSYNLDQVLDGELNAVIQSCVDADAAAKLAAAQEN is encoded by the coding sequence ATGTTCGAGGCAGTCGAAGAGCTCCTCACCGAGCACGCCGACCTCGAAAAGCGCCTGGCCGACCCGTCGGTCCACGCCGACCAGGCCAACGCCCGCAAGCTCGCCAAGCGCTACGCCGAGCTGACCCCGATCACCCGGACCTACCTGGCCTGGCGCCAGGCCGGCGAGGACATCGAGGCCGCCCGCGAACTGGCCGCCGAGGACTCGGACTTCATCGCGGAGATGAAGGACGCCGAGGCCCGCCAGGAGGAGCTGACCGAGGAACTGCGGCTGCTGCTGGTCCCGCGCGACCCCAATGACGACAAGGACGTCATCCTGGAGGTCAAGGCGGGTGAGGGCGGCGAGGAGTCGGCGCTGTTCGCCGGCGACCTGCTGCGGATGTACCTGCGCTTCGCCGAGCGGCTGGGCTGGAAGACCGAGATCATCGACGCCAACGAGTCCGACCTCGGCGGCTACAAGGACGTCTCGGTCGCCGTGAAGACCAGGGGCACCGCCGAGCCCGGCCAGGGCGTCTGGGCGCGGCTGAAGTACGAGGGCGGCGTGCACCGGGTGCAGCGCGTCCCCGCCACCGAGTCGCAGGGCCGGATCCACACCTCCGCCGCCGGCGTGCTGGTCACGCCCGAGGCCGAGGAGGTCGAGGTCGAGATCCACGCCAACGACCTGCGGATCGACGTGTACCGCTCCTCCGGCCCCGGCGGCCAGTCGGTCAACACCACCGACTCCGCGGTCCGGATCACCCATCTGCCGACCGGTATCGTTGCCTCCTGCCAGAACGAGAAGAGCCAGCTGCAGAACAAGGAGCAGGCGATGCGCATCCTGCGTTCGCGGCTGCTGGCGGCCGCGCAGGAGGAGGCCGAGCGGGAGGCCTCGGACGCCCGCCGCAGCCAGGTCCGCACGGTGGACCGCTCGGAGCGGATCCGGACCTACAACTTCCCGGAGAACCGCATCTCCGACCACCGGACCGGCTTCAAGTCGTACAACCTGGACCAGGTCCTGGACGGCGAGCTGAACGCCGTGATCCAGTCCTGCGTGGACGCCGACGCCGCGGCCAAGCTGGCCGCCGCGCAGGAGAACTGA